In Maridesulfovibrio sp., a single genomic region encodes these proteins:
- a CDS encoding class I SAM-dependent methyltransferase has product MKDRKCWTEHSGQVLHSQNGFDVIDCECCGFKHIIPLPDEEELREIYKHEYHVKDKPLMLQHQLEDREWLEATNDARLEKLERLLGRTGRILDIGSGNGFFMQQAEKRGWQAKGVEPSDKAAEYASSQGLDVECAVFDRECARKIGTFDVVHLGDVMEHLPDPAGMLDLCYSVLSSGGFIAAGVPNEYTPVQKILHEDMKVRPWWVAPPHHLNYFDRKSLEGLFSRKGFVPVYSEVSFPMELFLLMGRNYLDDPELGRECHAMRKELELNLTKSGNRELLDKLYGCFAEAGLGRTVLVVARKARRPRMIR; this is encoded by the coding sequence GTGAAAGACAGAAAATGCTGGACCGAGCACAGCGGACAGGTGCTTCACTCACAGAACGGATTCGATGTGATCGACTGCGAATGCTGCGGGTTCAAACATATAATCCCGCTGCCCGATGAAGAAGAACTGCGCGAAATCTACAAGCACGAATACCATGTAAAAGACAAGCCCCTGATGCTTCAGCACCAGCTTGAAGACCGGGAATGGCTGGAAGCGACCAACGATGCCCGGCTCGAAAAGCTGGAAAGGCTGCTCGGCAGGACAGGCCGGATTCTGGACATCGGTTCGGGCAACGGCTTTTTCATGCAGCAGGCGGAAAAGCGCGGCTGGCAGGCCAAAGGCGTGGAGCCGTCCGACAAAGCGGCCGAATACGCCAGTTCACAGGGTCTTGACGTGGAATGTGCGGTTTTCGACCGCGAGTGTGCCCGAAAAATTGGAACTTTTGACGTGGTCCATCTCGGAGACGTAATGGAACACCTCCCGGACCCCGCAGGTATGCTGGACCTCTGCTACTCAGTACTGTCATCCGGAGGATTCATTGCCGCCGGAGTACCCAACGAGTACACCCCGGTGCAGAAGATTCTGCACGAAGATATGAAGGTGCGCCCGTGGTGGGTTGCTCCTCCGCACCATCTCAATTACTTCGACCGCAAATCGCTCGAAGGGCTGTTCTCAAGAAAAGGGTTTGTGCCTGTATATTCGGAGGTGTCCTTTCCCATGGAACTGTTTCTGCTCATGGGCCGCAACTATCTGGACGACCCGGAACTGGGCCGTGAATGCCACGCCATGCGCAAGGAACTGGAACTTAACCTGACCAAGTCAGGAAACAGGGAATTACTCGATAAACTTTACGGCTGCTTCGCAGAAGCAGGGCTCGGAAGGACCGTGCTGGTGGTTGCCCGCAAGGCGCGCAGGCCAAGGATGATCCGTTAG
- a CDS encoding N-acetylneuraminate synthase family protein, protein MSARVDIGKIDIGEGLPTLMIAEIGLNHNGSAELAHRLIDEAALSGANVVKFQKRSPADLATAEFIDQPFLKCPLFGRTQREVRERLELSEAELAELKKHADSLGLSFCVSAFDLPSLELVIRLGAILKIASHSITNGPLLERVAESGVPVIMSTGGATEEEIERAVRILENNPLILLHCVSAYPTPDQLVCLDTVPYLKEKYGLPVGFSGHEKGIELSVAAATLGACVIERHFTLNRSMMGLDHGISLEPQEFAQMVQNIRRVESARGISKAISPAEHAARLNYHVAVCTNGEIKKAKSSGVSNWSASNR, encoded by the coding sequence ATGAGCGCAAGAGTTGATATCGGAAAAATAGACATAGGCGAGGGACTGCCGACCCTGATGATTGCCGAGATCGGCCTCAACCACAACGGCAGCGCCGAACTGGCCCACAGGCTGATTGATGAAGCCGCCCTGAGCGGAGCCAACGTGGTCAAATTTCAGAAGCGCTCCCCGGCTGATCTGGCCACGGCCGAATTCATAGACCAGCCGTTCCTCAAGTGCCCGCTTTTCGGGCGCACCCAACGCGAGGTGCGCGAACGCCTTGAACTGAGCGAAGCGGAACTTGCGGAGCTGAAAAAACACGCCGACAGCCTCGGACTTTCCTTTTGCGTCTCGGCATTTGACCTGCCCAGCCTCGAACTGGTCATCCGGCTGGGGGCAATCCTCAAGATCGCCAGCCACAGCATTACCAACGGACCGCTGCTTGAACGAGTAGCCGAATCCGGTGTACCGGTAATCATGAGCACCGGCGGGGCAACGGAAGAAGAGATAGAACGGGCGGTCAGGATTCTGGAAAACAACCCGCTGATCCTGCTCCACTGCGTCAGTGCCTACCCTACCCCGGATCAGTTGGTCTGTCTGGACACGGTTCCCTACCTCAAGGAAAAATACGGGTTGCCGGTCGGTTTCAGCGGACACGAAAAGGGGATCGAACTCAGTGTTGCCGCAGCCACACTCGGAGCCTGCGTAATTGAAAGGCACTTCACGCTGAACCGCAGCATGATGGGCTTGGACCACGGCATCAGCCTTGAACCGCAGGAATTCGCACAGATGGTGCAGAACATCCGCCGGGTAGAATCCGCGCGCGGAATTTCAAAGGCCATTTCCCCGGCAGAACACGCCGCAAGGCTCAATTATCACGTTGCTGTCTGCACAAACGGGGAAATAAAAAAGGCGAAGTCATCAGGCGTGAGCAACTGGTCTGCAAGCAACCGCTGA
- a CDS encoding iron-containing alcohol dehydrogenase produces MKIYLPVDVIFCASLEEELNRALEAGGYASLCVLTGIGSARKSGLLDRVEQVLKDRGTAYFDAAVNAEPDSDAVDMLAGKIARKKVDAVIALGGGSVMDAAKSAALLAANSRKFEDVEFGTTGLKDALPVLAVPTVSGSGSECTPYAVINNSRTGRKSTIGHRSLFPTSTLICPELSTGVSAFQTASGAFDTLIHCFESHTGAKNNFFADSFAIRGAGLVFAHLCASLKDPGNILHRQKLAEASMCGGAAIAHARTGAIHTLSVALQKYSPLPHGMLNAALFRPVAKLNREHYAGRAMEFMTLCGFRAESDAQAVHVLDEWIRKTYALPETVFSVPEEEIGAVIDRFKQDKGLAEVNPAPMSDPVIEEFISGVIHAQGQ; encoded by the coding sequence ATGAAAATATATCTTCCAGTAGACGTTATTTTCTGCGCAAGCCTTGAAGAGGAACTGAACCGGGCTCTGGAGGCCGGGGGCTACGCATCCCTGTGTGTCCTGACCGGAATAGGAAGCGCCCGCAAAAGCGGCCTGCTGGACCGGGTTGAACAGGTGCTGAAAGACCGGGGTACAGCATATTTCGATGCCGCCGTGAATGCGGAGCCGGACAGCGATGCGGTAGATATGCTCGCAGGCAAAATCGCGCGAAAAAAAGTTGATGCGGTCATAGCTCTCGGAGGCGGAAGCGTCATGGACGCGGCCAAGAGTGCCGCACTGCTGGCCGCGAACAGCAGGAAATTCGAAGACGTTGAATTCGGCACCACCGGACTCAAGGACGCTCTTCCCGTGCTGGCAGTCCCCACCGTGAGCGGAAGCGGCAGCGAATGCACGCCTTATGCGGTTATCAACAACAGCCGCACAGGCCGCAAATCCACCATCGGCCACCGGTCACTTTTCCCGACCTCTACTCTGATCTGCCCGGAACTGAGCACAGGCGTTTCAGCCTTTCAGACCGCGTCCGGAGCCTTCGATACCCTGATACACTGCTTTGAATCCCATACCGGAGCCAAAAACAATTTTTTCGCCGACTCGTTTGCGATACGCGGTGCCGGGCTGGTGTTCGCACACCTGTGCGCTTCACTCAAAGACCCCGGAAATATCCTGCACAGACAGAAACTGGCCGAGGCATCGATGTGCGGGGGGGCGGCAATTGCCCACGCCCGAACCGGCGCCATACATACCCTTTCGGTAGCCCTTCAGAAATACAGTCCCCTGCCCCACGGTATGCTCAACGCGGCTCTTTTCCGGCCTGTGGCGAAATTGAACCGGGAGCATTACGCCGGACGGGCAATGGAATTCATGACCCTGTGCGGATTCAGAGCAGAAAGTGACGCACAGGCCGTGCATGTTCTGGATGAATGGATCAGGAAGACTTATGCCCTGCCGGAAACGGTATTCAGTGTTCCGGAAGAAGAGATCGGAGCAGTGATCGACAGGTTCAAACAGGACAAGGGCCTTGCTGAGGTCAACCCGGCTCCCATGTCGGACCCGGTCATTGAAGAATTCATAAGCGGAGTTATCCATGCGCAAGGACAGTAA
- a CDS encoding thiamine pyrophosphate-dependent enzyme, whose protein sequence is MNRLEALEKIMDSHPDDPIVFANGLTSREAAWLKDRPNHMYLVHGMGEALSVGIGLAEASGLHVVVVDGDGNCLMGYAGLNMLKNHDITYYVLDNGCYETTGGQNLEVNLDLPGIHRIEVDRGKKGTPNPPLPIETAKKFTSWIRKKLIKQVS, encoded by the coding sequence ATGAATCGGCTTGAAGCGCTTGAAAAAATTATGGACTCCCACCCGGACGACCCGATTGTTTTCGCCAACGGCCTGACCTCCCGCGAAGCGGCATGGCTGAAAGACCGGCCGAACCATATGTATCTGGTCCACGGCATGGGCGAGGCCCTGTCCGTCGGCATCGGGCTGGCCGAGGCATCCGGGCTGCATGTTGTGGTCGTGGACGGCGACGGCAATTGTCTAATGGGCTATGCGGGGTTGAATATGCTTAAAAACCACGACATAACGTACTATGTTCTGGATAACGGCTGTTATGAGACAACCGGTGGTCAGAACCTTGAGGTCAATCTGGATCTGCCGGGAATACACCGCATTGAGGTGGACAGGGGCAAAAAAGGAACTCCCAATCCGCCGCTGCCCATAGAAACAGCAAAGAAATTTACATCGTGGATTAGAAAAAAACTAATTAAACAGGTGTCTTGA
- a CDS encoding SAF domain-containing protein, with product MHKRGNKKGEVIRREQLVCKQPLRDADKFFTGLEVDAVVGKTAAADIGSDTPIERKLIL from the coding sequence CTGCACAAACGGGGAAATAAAAAAGGCGAAGTCATCAGGCGTGAGCAACTGGTCTGCAAGCAACCGCTGAGGGATGCGGATAAATTCTTCACCGGCCTTGAGGTCGATGCGGTTGTCGGGAAGACTGCAGCAGCCGACATCGGCAGCGATACACCCATTGAAAGAAAGCTGATCCTGTAA